CGGCGCCGCACACTGGGCCTGCACGGGACCGTGGGCGTCTGGGCAGCGATCGGGTTCTTCTTCCTGTCCGCGACCGGCCTGACCTGGTCGACCTACGCCGGCGCCAACATCGACGAGCTGCGGACCTCGCTCGGCCACTCCACCCCGTCGGTCTCGGCGACCGCGGGCGGCGACCACGGTGGCCACGGTGCCGCGGCCGGCTCCGGTGGGAACGCCGAGCACGGTGTCGGCCTCGACGAGATCCTGGCCTCCGCACGCGCCGAAGGGCTCGACGATCCGGTCGAGGTCGTCCCGCCCGCCGACGCGTCGTCCGCGTACGTCGTCAAGCAGGTGCAGCGCAGCTGGCCGGAGAAGCAGGACTCGGTCGCGATCGACCCGGCCACCGGCGAGGTCACCGACGTGCTGCGGTTCGACGACTATCCGCTGCTTGCCAAGCTGACCCGCTGGGGCATCGATCTGCACACCGGAGTCCTCTTCGGCCTGGTCAACCAGATCGCCCTGATGCTTCTGGCGCTCAGCCTGATCGTGCTGATCGTGCTGGGCTACCGCATGTGGTGGCAGCGTGGCCGCGGTTCCGCCTTCGGCCGGCCGATCCCGCGCGGCGCCTGGCAGCAGGTGCCCCCGCAGATCCTCGTGCCGCTGGTCGCCGTGATCGCCGTCCTCGGCTACTTCGTGCCGCTGCTCGGTATTCCGCTGGCCGCGTTCATCGTGGTGGACGTGGTGCTCGGGGAGATCGCCCACCGCCGGGGGCGCCGGACGCCGGGCAACGCGCAAGCATGAATCGGACGGGAACCCGGTTCCCTTGTGGGAACCGGGCCCCGTCGTGGCTCACAGCCGCTCGAAATCCCCGGCGAGCGCCGAGGCGAGGCGCAGGTGCTGCTCCGCCTCCTCGTGCCGCCCCTGCCGCTGCAGGGTCCGGCCCAGCATCAGCCGGGCGTAGTGCTCCACCGGGTCCCGCTCGACGAGCGTGCGCAACTCGGTCTCGGCGCGGCGCAGTTGGGCCGAGTGGTAGTAGGAGCGCGCCAGCAGCAGCCGCGGTCCGGTCTGCTCCGGCACCTTCTCGACCAGCTCGGCCAGGACCCGCGCCGCACCGGCGTAGTCCCTGGCGTCGAAGAACATCCGCGCGCGCTCCCAGCGCTCCGCCTCTGTTCCGTGGTCGTAGTACGTCGTCTCCACTCGTGACCTCCTTCGGCGCCGTCAACGGAGCACGGTGGTTCAATATTCCACTACTGAGTCAGTGAGCCATGGCCGCGAGCTCGGCGTTGGCCCGCTCGGTGATGAGGGTCAGTACCCGTCCTGCGGTGGCCAGTTCATCTTCCGGGATACCGGCGTAGATCCGGGCGGTGATGGGGGCGGTCTCGGCCGAAGTCCCGTCGAGCAGCGCCCGTC
This genomic window from Streptomyces sp. DG2A-72 contains:
- a CDS encoding PepSY domain-containing protein; this translates as MSIAPSTSTDEAPKAAAPAPSPSRWAPLRPLVLRLHFYAGLVVAPFLLVAATTGLLYAASFQAEKIVYADEMTVPVGDTKLPISEQVAAAREAHPDGTVSAVRPSPADDASTRVLLSGVEGVDDTHTLAVFVDPYTAEVRGALEQYGATGALPLRTWIDEFHRDLHLGENGRLYSEFAASWLWVIAGGGVVLWLSRRRALRRVRRTSGRRRTLGLHGTVGVWAAIGFFFLSATGLTWSTYAGANIDELRTSLGHSTPSVSATAGGDHGGHGAAAGSGGNAEHGVGLDEILASARAEGLDDPVEVVPPADASSAYVVKQVQRSWPEKQDSVAIDPATGEVTDVLRFDDYPLLAKLTRWGIDLHTGVLFGLVNQIALMLLALSLIVLIVLGYRMWWQRGRGSAFGRPIPRGAWQQVPPQILVPLVAVIAVLGYFVPLLGIPLAAFIVVDVVLGEIAHRRGRRTPGNAQA
- a CDS encoding tetratricopeptide repeat protein; the protein is METTYYDHGTEAERWERARMFFDARDYAGAARVLAELVEKVPEQTGPRLLLARSYYHSAQLRRAETELRTLVERDPVEHYARLMLGRTLQRQGRHEEAEQHLRLASALAGDFERL